One genomic region from Chrysemys picta bellii isolate R12L10 chromosome 16, ASM1138683v2, whole genome shotgun sequence encodes:
- the LOC135975946 gene encoding uncharacterized protein LOC135975946 has protein sequence MQSFPAVMAVQSVNRKRAPAWTDREVLDLIAVWGDESVLSELRSKRRNAKIYEKISKDMAERGYSRDAMQCRVKIKELRQGYQKTKEANGRSGSHPQTSRFYEALHSILGAATTTTPPVTVDSEDGIVSTAGSSDMLGDGEDEEGDEEGEAVGSAHNADFPDSQDLFITLTEIPYEASPAVTPDTESGEGSATPSATVSQPSLESHSQRLARIRRRKRRTREDMFSELMACSQAQAPQQTQWRENLTRMHQANMDREERWRQEDQQATQTLLGLLREQTDTLRRLVDVLQERRQEDRAPLQSISYRPPLPPSPIPTSPKVQRRRGSRVPANSHSTPAESSSSRRLSFPKI, from the exons atgcagagctttccagcagtgatggccgtgcagtctgtgaatagaaagagggccccagcatggactgatcgggaagtcttggatctcatcgctgtgtggggcgatgagtccgtgctttccgagctgcgatccaaaagacggaatgcaaagatctacgagaagatctctaaagacatggcagagagaggatacagccgggatgcaatgcagtgccgtgtgaaaatcaaggagctgagacaaggctaccagaagaccaaagaggcaaacggacgctccggatcccatccccagacatcccgtttctacgaggcactgcattccatcctcggtgcggccaccaccactaccccaccagtgaccgtggactctgaggatgggatagtgtccacggccggttcctccgacatgttaggggacggggaagatgaggaaggagatgaggagggcgaggcagtcggcagcgctcacaacgctgatttccccgacagccaggatctcttcatcacccttacagagatcccctacgaagcgtccccagccgttaccccggacacagaatctggtgaaggatcagcca ccccatctgcgactgtctcacaacctagcctggaatcacactcccagaggctagcgcggattaggcgtaggaagaggaggacacgggaggacatgttctctgagcttatggcctgttcccaagcccaggcaccacagcagacccagtggcgggagaacttgacccgaatgcaccaagccaacatggatcgggaggagaggtggcggcaggaagaccagcaggcgactcaaacgctgcttggactactgagggagcaaacggacacgctccggcgccttgtggatgttctgcaggaacggaggcaggaggacagagccccgctgcagtccatctcttaccgccctcccctgccaccaagtcccatacccacctcacccaaagtgcaaagaaggagaggcagcagagtccctgctaactctcactccacccctgcagagagctctagtagcagaaggctctcatttcccaaaatttga